TGAAATTTCTCATTGTTTAATTGGTTAATTAATAATGGGGGAAGATACGAAAAAAGTGACGGGTGACGGAGAGAAATTGAGAGACAAAGAGAGAGGGTAAAGGTAAAGAGTGATGATTATCAAATTAAAGCAGAGGCTTAACATTGTCCCTCACTTCAAATGCAATAAGAAGTTTTTAGCTGAACAAGATGCTTTCTTCTTCGATTAATAATTGGCATGAAAAAAAGGAAACAAAAAACCCGTCAAGTTTTAAAAACCTGACGGGTTAGTATATTTATTTAAAAAAAACAATTATTTCAAAGCCGCTAAAACAGGCACATAATCAGGTTCGTCAACAATTTCCGGAACTTGTTGAGTATAGATAACTTTACCATTTTCATCAGCAACAATTACAGCGCGAGATTCCAAACCGGCCAAAGGGCCATCTATTATCTCTACTTTATAATCTCTACCAAAATCGCCTGTGCGAAAATCAGAAAGTGTTTCTACTTTATCTAATCCTTCGGCACCGCAAAAACGCGCTTGCGCAAAAGGTAAATCTTTAGAAATACATAAAACTACAGTATTTTCTAATGAAGATGCTGCTTGATTAAAATAGCGAACAGAAGCCGCACAAGTACCGGTATCCAGACTTGGAAAAATATTTAACACCAAGCGTTTTCCAGCATAATCGGCTAAGGCTGCATTCGACAAATCGTTTTTCACCAAAAGAAAGTTTGGCAAAACACTTCCTACTTCAGGTAAATTCCCCAAAGTATGAATCTTATTTCCTTTTAAAGTTATATCTGCCATAACTTATTTTTTTGCAAGATATTCGGCAACACCTGCATGAGTAGCAGTCATAGCTTCATCACCTTGTTTCCAGTTAGCAGGACAAACTTCGCCATGCTCTTCAAAATACTGTAAGGCATCAACCATACGTAAAGCTTCATCGATACTACGACCAAGAGGCAAATCGTTTACAACTTGATGACGAACAACACCTTGCTTGTCAATTAAAAATAATCCGCGATAAGCAACAGCATCACCATCAAATAAAGAAAGATCATTTTCTTCATCATAGTCATAATCACCTGCTAATACATCATAATTCTCGGAAATAGTTTTAGATAAATCAGAAATTAAAGGGTATTTAACTCCTTTAATACCACCGTCTTTTAATTCGGTATTTAACCAAGCCCAATGGCTATGTTCAGAATCTACCGAACATCCAACAACTGCAACATTACGTTTTTCAAAATCTTCCATTCTCTCTTGAAAAGCAAGAATTTCGGTAGGACAAACGAATGTGAAGTCTAGTGGATAGAAAAAGAAAATCACATGCTTTTTACCAATAAATTGCTGTAAAGAAAATTTCTCCACTATCTCGCCACCATTAACAACGGCAGTGGCTTCAAATAAAGGGGCTTTACGCCCAACTAATACTGACATAATTATTTAATTTTTATTTGATTACATTTTTAAAAACACAAAATTACAAAAAGTAATTGTACTTACACTATTTTAAAAATAATTTAAGCACTTCGATACCTGATTATAATTTTAATCTGAGAAAATCTGATTAAAGTCGACATCTAACAACTCCTGCTTATCGAAATCGTATAAAGTCATTTTCCTTAACTCAAAATAATTTCTCCAAAATGTTTGAAGTGCTCTAATATGCGCAATAGTTGCCTTATCCTTTTCTGTTTGGGCAATATTAAGATCTGTTACCGAAATCTTTCCAATCAAATACCTATTCTTAGATGCAGTATAACTTTTTGCCGCAACCGTGTCGCTTTTTGCCGCAATAAC
The genomic region above belongs to Bacteroidales bacterium and contains:
- the tpx gene encoding thiol peroxidase gives rise to the protein MADITLKGNKIHTLGNLPEVGSVLPNFLLVKNDLSNAALADYAGKRLVLNIFPSLDTGTCAASVRYFNQAASSLENTVVLCISKDLPFAQARFCGAEGLDKVETLSDFRTGDFGRDYKVEIIDGPLAGLESRAVIVADENGKVIYTQQVPEIVDEPDYVPVLAALK
- a CDS encoding peroxiredoxin → MSVLVGRKAPLFEATAVVNGGEIVEKFSLQQFIGKKHVIFFFYPLDFTFVCPTEILAFQERMEDFEKRNVAVVGCSVDSEHSHWAWLNTELKDGGIKGVKYPLISDLSKTISENYDVLAGDYDYDEENDLSLFDGDAVAYRGLFLIDKQGVVRHQVVNDLPLGRSIDEALRMVDALQYFEEHGEVCPANWKQGDEAMTATHAGVAEYLAKK